A DNA window from Roseovarius sp. Pro17 contains the following coding sequences:
- a CDS encoding cold shock domain-containing protein has product MVPAQVVDHEDACRVRGRVKWFDPVRGFGFVLADDGGSDILLHANVLRSFGQSSVADDAIVDLDVQRTERGVQATAVHDILPPEDATLQSLADFADIDPEILRAAPLMPARIKWFDRNKGFGFANTFGEGGDVFVHIDVLRRSGLADLQPGEALAIRVIDGKRGRMATEVNGWESAVK; this is encoded by the coding sequence ATGGTTCCCGCGCAGGTCGTCGACCACGAGGATGCGTGCCGCGTTCGCGGCCGTGTCAAATGGTTCGATCCGGTCCGTGGGTTCGGCTTTGTGCTGGCTGATGACGGCGGTAGCGACATCCTTCTTCATGCCAACGTCCTGCGCAGTTTCGGTCAAAGTTCGGTCGCCGACGATGCGATCGTAGATCTGGATGTTCAGCGCACCGAGCGCGGCGTTCAGGCGACCGCTGTTCACGATATCCTTCCCCCCGAGGATGCTACGCTGCAAAGTCTCGCGGATTTTGCAGATATCGACCCCGAGATACTGCGCGCGGCACCCCTGATGCCGGCCCGCATTAAATGGTTTGACCGGAACAAGGGTTTCGGCTTTGCCAACACCTTCGGCGAGGGGGGCGACGTCTTTGTGCATATCGACGTTTTGCGCCGCTCGGGTCTTGCGGATTTGCAACCGGGCGAGGCGCTGGCTATACGCGTCATCGACGGCAAGCGAGGCCGCATGGCGACTGAGGTGAATGGATGGGAAAGCGCGGTCAAGTAA
- a CDS encoding DUF192 domain-containing protein has translation MGKRGQVSQCVIALALLIAGPAIAEDACRPDQVQLRGDWGQARFTIELADDEAERAKGLMHREAMPQAAGMLFVYPATRSVGFWMKNTLIPLDMIFLDATGTVARVHSNAIPGDLTPIMGGSDIKAVLEINGGLAERLGIAPGTQLRHPSFTPEHAAWKC, from the coding sequence ATGGGAAAGCGCGGTCAAGTAAGTCAGTGCGTCATTGCGTTAGCGCTGCTCATTGCCGGACCCGCCATCGCCGAGGATGCATGTCGCCCTGATCAGGTGCAGTTGCGCGGCGATTGGGGGCAGGCACGTTTCACCATAGAATTGGCCGATGACGAGGCCGAGCGCGCTAAAGGCCTTATGCATCGCGAAGCTATGCCACAGGCGGCGGGCATGCTGTTTGTTTATCCTGCGACGCGCAGCGTCGGCTTTTGGATGAAGAACACACTGATTCCCCTCGACATGATATTTCTCGATGCGACCGGAACGGTCGCGCGCGTCCACAGCAACGCGATTCCCGGCGATCTGACGCCGATCATGGGGGGCTCGGACATCAAGGCCGTTCTCGAAATCAACGGCGGCCTTGCCGAACGGCTTGGGATCGCGCCCGGCACGCAGTTGCGCCACCCTTCTTTTACGCCCGAACACGCCGCCTGGAAGTGCTGA
- a CDS encoding vitamin B12-dependent ribonucleotide reductase: MKIDRKFTKAGQDAYAELEFVTTSSEIRNPNGTSVFKLDNVEVPAGWSQVASDVIAQKYFRKAGVPTRLKKVKEKGVPEFLWRSVPDGKDVPTSGETSARQVFDRLAGAWTYWGWKGGYFTTEADAQAYFDEMRIMLARQMGAPNSPQWFNTGLHWAYGIDGPGQGHFYVDYKSGKLTKSTSAYEHPQPHACFIQSVKDDLVGEGGIMDLWVREARLFKYGSGTGTNFSSLRAANEPLSGGGKSSGLMGFLKIGDRAAGAIKSGGTTRRAAKMVIIDADHPDIEEFINWKVKEEQKVASIVAGSKMHEQKLNEIFAAIRAWDGTTEDSVDPKKNPQLKDAIRSAKKCSIPETYVKRVLDYAKQGYESIEFPTYDTDWDSEAYASVSGQNSNNSIRVTDAFLKAVKDDADWALLNRTDGSVAKTIKARYLWEDVGHAAWACADPGIQYHDTVNAWHTCPEDGEIRGSNPCSEYMFLDDTACNLASMNLLKFYEDGRFDAEGYMHASRLWTVTLEISVMMAQFPSKEIAQRSFEFRTLGLGYANIGGLLMNMGLGYDSDEGRALGGALSAIMTGVAYATSAEMAGELGPFAGYERNAEHMLRVMRNHRNAAYGNSDGYEQLAVKPVPLDAAGCPDSRLIELAMSTWDEALELGKKHGYRNAQSTVIAPTGTIGLVMDCDTTGIEPDFALVKFKKLAGGGYFKIINQSVPAALEMMGYGSAQIEEIISYAVGHGTLGNAPGINHTSLIGHGFGPNELAKVDAALGSAFDIRFVFNQWTLGVEFCTNVLGIPEAKLNDPAFDLLAHLGYSRADIDAANDHVCGTMTLEHAPHLRTEHYSVFDCANPCGKKGKRYLSVNSHITMMAAAQSFISGAISKTINMANDATIEDCQKAYELSWSLGVKANALYRDGSKLSQPLASALVEDDDDAADVLESGSNHEKAVVLAEKIVEKIVIKEVNKFHRDKMPERRKGYTQKAIIGGHKVYLRTGEYADGQLGEIFIDMHKEGAGFRAMMNNFAIAVSVGLQYGVPLEEFVDAFTFTKFEPSGMVQGNDSIKNATSILDYIFRELAVSYLDRTDLAHVKPQGHSFDDLGRGEEEGVRNISEMSEAAATKSLAVLKQISSTGYLRKRLPQELYVLNGGQAFVAQAGAGDPVSALETLVPETVGMTAMAATTTITSGAVTFDARTKAKMQGYEGEACGDCGNYTLVRNGTCMKCNTCGGTSGCS; encoded by the coding sequence ATGAAAATCGATCGGAAGTTCACCAAGGCAGGCCAGGACGCGTATGCGGAGTTGGAGTTCGTGACAACGTCGTCCGAGATTCGCAATCCCAACGGCACGTCGGTTTTCAAGCTGGACAATGTCGAAGTCCCGGCCGGGTGGAGTCAGGTCGCCAGCGACGTCATCGCACAGAAGTATTTTCGCAAGGCCGGCGTTCCCACGCGCCTGAAAAAGGTCAAGGAAAAGGGCGTGCCTGAATTCCTGTGGCGCTCGGTTCCCGATGGCAAAGATGTTCCGACGAGCGGCGAGACGTCCGCGCGTCAGGTGTTCGACCGCCTTGCGGGTGCATGGACCTATTGGGGCTGGAAGGGTGGTTATTTCACCACCGAAGCCGACGCACAGGCCTATTTCGACGAAATGCGCATCATGCTGGCCCGCCAGATGGGTGCGCCCAACAGCCCGCAATGGTTCAACACTGGCCTGCACTGGGCCTATGGCATCGACGGCCCGGGGCAGGGGCATTTCTACGTCGATTATAAATCAGGCAAGCTGACCAAGTCGACAAGCGCCTATGAGCATCCGCAGCCGCACGCCTGCTTTATCCAGTCGGTAAAGGACGATCTGGTTGGTGAGGGCGGCATCATGGACCTCTGGGTGCGCGAGGCGCGCCTGTTCAAATATGGCTCGGGCACCGGCACGAACTTCTCGTCGCTGCGCGCCGCGAATGAGCCGCTGTCGGGCGGTGGCAAGTCGTCGGGCCTGATGGGCTTCCTGAAAATCGGCGACCGCGCGGCGGGCGCGATCAAGTCGGGCGGCACCACGCGCCGCGCGGCGAAAATGGTGATCATTGATGCCGACCACCCCGATATCGAGGAGTTCATCAACTGGAAGGTGAAGGAAGAGCAGAAGGTCGCGAGCATCGTCGCAGGCTCCAAAATGCACGAGCAAAAGCTGAACGAGATCTTCGCCGCGATCCGCGCATGGGACGGCACGACCGAGGATTCGGTCGACCCCAAGAAGAACCCGCAGCTAAAGGACGCCATTCGCAGCGCCAAGAAATGCTCGATCCCTGAAACATACGTCAAGCGCGTGCTGGATTATGCCAAGCAGGGCTATGAGAGCATCGAATTCCCGACCTATGACACCGATTGGGACAGCGAGGCGTATGCGTCCGTTTCCGGCCAGAACTCCAACAACTCGATCCGCGTCACCGATGCCTTCCTCAAGGCGGTCAAGGACGATGCCGACTGGGCGCTGCTGAACCGCACCGACGGATCGGTCGCCAAGACCATCAAGGCGCGCTATCTGTGGGAAGATGTCGGCCACGCCGCGTGGGCCTGCGCCGATCCGGGCATCCAGTATCACGACACCGTCAACGCGTGGCACACATGCCCCGAAGATGGCGAAATCCGCGGCTCTAACCCGTGCTCGGAATACATGTTTCTCGACGACACGGCCTGCAACCTTGCGTCGATGAATCTGCTGAAATTCTATGAGGACGGCCGTTTCGACGCGGAGGGCTATATGCACGCCTCGCGGCTCTGGACCGTGACGCTGGAAATCAGCGTGATGATGGCGCAGTTCCCCAGCAAAGAGATCGCGCAGCGCAGCTTTGAGTTCCGCACGCTGGGCCTTGGGTATGCCAATATCGGCGGCCTGCTGATGAACATGGGTCTGGGATATGACAGCGACGAGGGCCGCGCCCTTGGCGGTGCGCTGAGCGCGATCATGACCGGTGTCGCCTATGCCACCTCCGCCGAAATGGCGGGTGAGTTGGGGCCGTTCGCGGGCTACGAGCGTAATGCCGAGCATATGCTGCGCGTCATGCGCAACCACCGCAACGCGGCCTATGGCAACAGCGATGGTTATGAACAACTGGCGGTCAAGCCTGTTCCGCTGGACGCGGCGGGTTGCCCCGACAGCCGTCTGATCGAGTTGGCCATGTCCACCTGGGACGAGGCGCTGGAACTGGGCAAAAAGCACGGCTACCGCAATGCGCAATCCACCGTCATCGCGCCCACCGGCACGATCGGTCTGGTCATGGATTGTGACACGACCGGAATCGAGCCTGACTTTGCATTGGTCAAGTTCAAGAAGCTGGCCGGTGGCGGCTACTTCAAGATCATTAACCAGTCGGTGCCCGCCGCCCTCGAAATGATGGGCTATGGCAGCGCGCAGATCGAAGAGATCATCAGCTACGCCGTCGGCCATGGCACCCTCGGCAACGCGCCGGGGATCAACCATACCTCGCTGATCGGTCACGGTTTTGGCCCAAATGAGCTGGCCAAGGTGGACGCTGCTCTGGGATCGGCCTTCGACATCCGCTTTGTGTTCAACCAATGGACGCTGGGGGTCGAGTTCTGCACGAACGTACTGGGCATCCCCGAGGCCAAGCTGAATGATCCGGCCTTTGATCTGTTGGCGCATCTGGGCTACTCCCGCGCCGATATCGACGCGGCGAACGACCATGTCTGCGGCACCATGACGCTGGAGCATGCGCCGCATTTGCGCACAGAGCATTACAGCGTCTTTGATTGCGCCAACCCCTGCGGCAAAAAAGGCAAGCGTTACCTTAGCGTTAACAGCCACATCACCATGATGGCTGCTGCTCAATCCTTTATCTCGGGTGCGATTTCCAAGACGATCAACATGGCGAACGACGCCACGATCGAGGATTGCCAAAAGGCGTACGAGCTAAGCTGGTCCTTGGGCGTCAAGGCCAACGCGCTCTATCGCGACGGCTCGAAACTCAGCCAGCCGCTGGCCTCCGCGCTGGTCGAGGATGACGACGATGCGGCCGACGTGCTGGAGAGCGGGAGCAACCACGAAAAGGCGGTCGTTCTGGCTGAAAAGATCGTCGAAAAGATCGTGATCAAAGAGGTGAATAAGTTCCACCGCGACAAGATGCCCGAGCGTCGCAAGGGCTATACCCAAAAGGCCATCATCGGCGGGCACAAGGTCTACCTGCGCACCGGCGAATATGCCGACGGCCAGCTGGGCGAAATCTTTATCGACATGCACAAGGAAGGTGCTGGCTTCCGCGCGATGATGAACAACTTTGCCATCGCAGTGTCGGTCGGCCTGCAATACGGGGTGCCACTGGAAGAGTTCGTCGACGCCTTCACCTTCACCAAGTTTGAGCCGTCGGGCATGGTGCAGGGCAATGACAGCATCAAGAACGCGACGTCGATCCTTGACTATATCTTCCGCGAGCTTGCGGTCAGCTATCTGGATCGCACGGACCTCGCACATGTCAAACCCCAGGGTCACAGCTTTGATGATCTTGGTCGGGGCGAAGAGGAAGGCGTGCGCAACATCAGCGA